In one window of Clarias gariepinus isolate MV-2021 ecotype Netherlands chromosome 10, CGAR_prim_01v2, whole genome shotgun sequence DNA:
- the stard15 gene encoding START domain-containing protein 10 gives MPVQIPDDADFASFKAQCESEEGWIQRYSKSGVTVWCRDEETKTVQKLKMSIVCKDVSADTLYDVLHDTSYRKKWDTNMIDTFDIARLTVNADVGYYSWKCPSPLKNRDFVTMRSWLPLGNDYLIINYSVKHPQYPPKKDYVRAVSLLTGYLIQRSGANSCTLYYLTQVDPRGSLPKWVVNRVSQFVGPKAMRKIYKACLKYPEWKRKHDPNLKPWMYPEQNTLPCMSASELTVQRADSLENIDESGLNEDKIQHHSDDEET, from the exons ATGCCGGTACAAATTCCGGACGACGCGGATTTCGCGTCTTTTAAGGCGCAGTGCGAAAGCGAAGAGGGATGGATACAGCGATACAGCAAGTCAGGAGTGACGGTGTGGTGCCGAGATGAGGAGACCAAAACAGTGCAAAAACTTAAG atGAGTATTGTGTGCAAGGATGTCAGTGCAGACACTCTGTACGATGTCTTGCATGACACGAGTTACCggaagaaatgggacaccaacATGATCGACACATTTGATATTGCAAGACTGACAGTGAACGCAGATGTAGGATATTACTCTT gGAAATGCCCGAGTCCACTGAAGAACAGGGATTTTGTCACCATGCGTTCATGGCTTCCTCTTGGCAACGACTACTTGATAATCAACTACTCAGTCAAACACCCG CAATACCCACCAAAGAAAGACTATGTCAGAGCTGTGTCTTTACTCACCGGATACTTGATCCAGCGCAGTGGTGCAAACAGCTGCACTCTTTACTACTTAACACAAGTAGATCCAAGag GTTCCTTACCTAAATGGGTAGTGAATAGAGTCTCTCAATTTGTGGGGCCTAAG GCCATGAGGAAGATCTACAAAGCGTGCCTGAAATACCCCGAGTGGAAGCGGAAACATGACCCTAACCTGAAGCCGTGGATGTATCCGGAGCAAAACACGCTGCCGTGCATGAGTGCTTCAGAGCTCACTGTGCAGAGAGCTGATTCCCTGGAGAACATTGACGAGAGTGGTTTGAACGAGGATAAGATTCAGCACCACAGCGATGATGAGGAGACCTAA